The Hyalangium gracile genome contains a region encoding:
- a CDS encoding response regulator: protein MKAGTLSSVATISIPRPAVESVRPVLKAATGTPQRVLLVDDSRSIRTLLKIYLMARNFEYVEAESGEEALKVLEQGAVDLVLTDFRMEGMNGAEFAMEVRANKNPRVARTPILMMTGDPNVAEVRTQGQKAGINAFVRKPVSCAQLMTLVDTILPRNS from the coding sequence ATGAAGGCCGGAACGCTCTCCTCCGTTGCAACCATTTCCATTCCTCGTCCCGCCGTGGAGTCGGTTCGTCCCGTGCTGAAGGCCGCTACCGGGACGCCCCAGCGCGTCCTTCTCGTCGATGACAGCCGCTCCATCCGGACGCTGCTGAAGATCTATCTGATGGCTCGGAACTTCGAGTACGTCGAAGCCGAGTCGGGGGAGGAAGCCCTGAAGGTGCTCGAGCAGGGCGCGGTGGATCTGGTCCTCACGGACTTCCGGATGGAGGGCATGAATGGCGCGGAGTTCGCCATGGAGGTCCGCGCCAACAAGAACCCGCGCGTGGCCCGCACCCCCATCCTGATGATGACGGGCGATCCGAACGTCGCCGAGGTCCGCACGCAGGGCCAGAAGGCGGGCATCAACGCCTTCGTGCGCAAGCCGGTGAGCTGCGCGCAGCTGATGACGCTGGTGGATACGATCCTGCCGCGCAACAGCTGA
- a CDS encoding TonB-dependent receptor domain-containing protein, which produces MKRAGVLALCLYAGTALADERLEARRHFRNGMSLISQGQFDQGIAELQEAYAIKPHPNVLYNIARAYLDAGRSAEALDWYRRYLAANPPDKEAVRATIARLEATVKSTEPAQTAEPSVAAPPKAPAPDAQALAALVERLEKAIARAEAMPATSATPGPLSPGVPVAGAATGSQTAGTTAPEDASAVPYEERVVTASRRAQSSLEAPNATTVITSEDIRLSGATSLVELLRRVPGADVMTLGVGSANLSLRGFNQRIANKVLVLVDGRSEYQDFLGMTLWSSFPIVLEEIERIEVIRGPGSALYGANAMLGVVNIITRAPGTGQRQIHAQVGGGKTVNGSFVSYGAASALRYRLSVGYGQMDKWSQDFAEDRPDMVLRAPMADIGYRGARGNLATEYTFSPGMELGLSTGVHRFSTELYPLGTLRNFFMDGVTAYAKSDASLGPVKLKAFWNHVNVNAGPQFEPIGQRSLVTRVTSNVFNGEALFSKMFELGGEHLLNVGAEGRLKRVGWSYVGGVKEEFHAAAFVQDEWRPVEPLRLLASYRADRHPLLNEGKPGLAHSPRVSAIYLPFEGQAFRVSAASAFRVPTFLESYTSLLVPAPGVPGASALTEGNRMLKPESMVAYELGYRGEAPRLGMDWDVAVYQNTVKNLIGLSPVQRLPANDSFDPDSGSYVVGRSFFQNESSTYTSRGVELGVSLAPVDGLGIKLSSAFQKVASDDEADDECGPCSQAPQIKLFGGLTYRTRSDLEFGINATYTSSTQWIEREPAASDPTTIELFSNPLPAYTVLNARVGYEVVKDKLTVAVVGSNLGATHAQHPFGNRIERRVYATLTVTP; this is translated from the coding sequence TTGAAGCGAGCGGGCGTCCTCGCGCTATGCCTTTACGCGGGGACAGCCCTGGCCGACGAGCGCCTCGAGGCGCGCCGCCACTTCCGTAATGGCATGAGCCTCATCTCCCAGGGTCAGTTCGACCAGGGCATCGCGGAGCTGCAAGAGGCCTACGCCATCAAGCCGCACCCCAACGTCCTCTACAACATCGCGCGCGCGTACCTGGATGCGGGCCGCTCCGCCGAGGCGCTGGACTGGTACCGCCGCTACCTGGCCGCCAACCCACCCGACAAGGAGGCGGTGCGCGCCACCATCGCGCGCCTGGAGGCGACGGTGAAGTCGACCGAGCCGGCCCAGACCGCCGAGCCCAGCGTCGCCGCGCCGCCCAAGGCCCCCGCGCCGGACGCGCAGGCCCTGGCCGCGCTCGTCGAGCGGCTGGAGAAGGCCATCGCCCGCGCGGAGGCCATGCCCGCGACCTCCGCCACGCCCGGGCCCCTCTCTCCGGGAGTCCCCGTCGCCGGAGCCGCGACCGGCTCGCAGACGGCCGGCACCACCGCGCCAGAGGATGCGAGCGCGGTGCCGTACGAGGAGCGCGTGGTCACGGCCAGCCGCCGCGCCCAGTCCTCCCTGGAGGCGCCCAACGCCACCACGGTCATCACCTCGGAGGACATCCGCCTCTCGGGCGCCACCAGCCTGGTGGAGCTGCTGCGCCGCGTGCCGGGCGCGGACGTGATGACGCTGGGCGTGGGCAGCGCCAACCTGTCGCTGCGCGGCTTCAACCAGCGCATCGCCAACAAGGTGCTGGTGCTGGTGGACGGCCGCAGCGAGTACCAGGACTTCCTGGGCATGACGCTGTGGTCCAGCTTCCCCATCGTCCTGGAGGAGATCGAGCGCATCGAGGTCATCCGCGGGCCGGGCAGCGCCCTGTACGGCGCCAACGCGATGCTGGGCGTCGTCAACATCATCACCCGCGCGCCGGGCACCGGGCAGCGGCAGATCCACGCCCAGGTGGGCGGCGGGAAGACGGTCAACGGCTCCTTCGTCAGCTACGGGGCCGCCAGCGCGCTGCGCTACCGGCTGTCCGTGGGCTACGGGCAGATGGACAAGTGGAGCCAGGACTTCGCCGAGGACCGGCCGGACATGGTGCTGCGCGCGCCCATGGCGGACATCGGCTACCGCGGGGCTCGCGGCAACCTGGCCACCGAGTACACCTTCTCGCCGGGCATGGAGCTGGGCCTGTCCACCGGCGTGCACCGCTTCTCCACGGAGCTCTACCCGCTGGGGACGCTGCGCAACTTCTTCATGGATGGCGTCACCGCCTACGCCAAGTCGGACGCCAGCCTCGGGCCCGTGAAGCTCAAGGCCTTCTGGAACCACGTGAACGTGAACGCGGGGCCCCAGTTCGAGCCCATCGGCCAGCGCTCGCTGGTCACCCGCGTCACCTCCAACGTCTTCAACGGCGAGGCGCTCTTCAGCAAGATGTTCGAGCTGGGCGGGGAGCACCTGCTCAACGTGGGAGCGGAGGGCCGCCTCAAGCGCGTGGGGTGGAGCTACGTCGGCGGGGTGAAGGAGGAGTTCCACGCGGCGGCCTTCGTGCAGGACGAGTGGCGCCCCGTCGAGCCCCTGCGGCTGCTGGCCTCCTACCGCGCGGACCGCCACCCGCTGCTGAACGAGGGCAAGCCGGGCCTGGCGCACTCGCCTCGCGTGTCCGCCATCTACCTTCCCTTCGAGGGGCAGGCCTTCCGCGTCAGCGCCGCGTCCGCCTTCCGCGTGCCGACCTTCCTCGAGAGCTACACGAGCCTGCTCGTCCCGGCTCCCGGCGTGCCGGGCGCCAGCGCGCTCACCGAGGGCAACCGGATGCTCAAGCCCGAGAGCATGGTGGCCTACGAGCTGGGCTACCGCGGCGAGGCCCCCCGGCTGGGCATGGACTGGGACGTCGCCGTCTACCAGAACACGGTGAAGAACCTCATCGGCCTGTCCCCGGTGCAGCGCCTGCCGGCCAACGACTCGTTCGATCCGGACTCCGGCAGCTACGTGGTGGGCCGCTCCTTCTTCCAGAACGAGTCCTCCACCTATACCTCGCGCGGCGTGGAGCTGGGCGTCTCCCTGGCCCCGGTGGACGGCCTGGGCATCAAGCTCAGCAGCGCCTTCCAGAAGGTGGCCTCGGACGACGAGGCGGATGACGAGTGTGGACCGTGCAGCCAGGCCCCGCAGATCAAGCTCTTCGGTGGCCTTACCTACCGCACGCGCTCGGACCTGGAGTTCGGCATCAACGCGACCTACACCTCGAGCACCCAGTGGATCGAGCGTGAGCCCGCGGCCTCGGACCCCACGACCATCGAGCTGTTCTCCAACCCCCTGCCCGCCTACACCGTCCTCAACGCCCGCGTGGGCTACGAGGTGGTGAAGGACAAGCTGACGGTGGCGGTGGTGGGCTCGAACCTGGGCGCCACCCACGCCCAGCACCCCTTCGGCAACCGCATCGAGCGCCGCGTCTACGCGACCCTGACGGTGACCCCATGA